The Carassius gibelio isolate Cgi1373 ecotype wild population from Czech Republic chromosome A8, carGib1.2-hapl.c, whole genome shotgun sequence genome contains the following window.
ataatgtgagctaaagaccatgggggaaagataaagcccctaagctatggaatgtagTTCTTCTACACGTCAGATATGCACCTATGTTGggcgattttaaaaagttgattaagtcacatttattcaagactgtctgtctttaatgaattgttgtattgcttttggcgtttgttcctacaaataaaatgcattattattattattattattattgttacattcgccttaccgcgcacgtttTAACCTCaccgaaatgatacagacataagtaaaaaaaacaacaacaaaaaaaaaaaaacttaagtctctggataaaagcgcctgctaaatgcttaatttaatttaaaattttcatttccatgcaagtcttctggtaggaccagatcatttagggacctattttaccattcactggcgtgatcactcaaaattaatctaaaacgcatctgccctcgtgttttgatgcaggatagcaagCGTGAGTAAAATTACCATCGCCTTTTAAGAACCGTAATACGGAAAACCGGAAAGTAaatctctttagaaaccacttggaagcgaatagctcataactgctgttaacccatttgctgcaagcatcgccaacggccccagtctaTGTTTAGTTTttacagcacgttaaacatcactctcttacttgatctggataaaccgcgcatcaattgaagtccaaagactttggcttttatatttgaccaatatttcgataaaacataattccagtgattaattttccatcatgtcaggaaaactattcctattcctgaacggtaaacgtcaaagtgttagctcgtggacaaatgttgatcatggatctagtcagaaagaatcatgaacagaaacatctttattttgggtatttaatttctgcctccatgccaaaaatggggggtgtcttgtaaggggttaacgttactgctataatcctgtctttcggtacaacgaaagcctctgtttccacagtccataatacaacgtgaaaacagcgttccaaacgtatccgctcgggagtccgtctaaagagcccagaggccaaatgagaggaaagatgcttttccaacaggaacataataaggtggacaaggcctgaggaattgtcaaatcaggcaacaaattgctaagctggtaacacagtaggctacccatccatttttagcttgccccatcaaatattactaacactttttactcttcccacagccaacatctacagcagccgaagcaagtagcctttcatgtacctccccaccgccgctgcagtgtctgctcccgcaggagcctttcctgtatctccccactgccgctgcagtgtctgctcccgcaggagcctttcccgtatctccccactgccgcagcactgtctgctcccgcaggagcctttcccgtatctccccactgccgcagcagtgtctgctcccgcaggagcctttcccattctccccactgccgcagcagtgtctgctcccgcaagagcccttcctatacctcctcactgccgcgcagtgtctgctcccgcaggagcccttcctatacctcctcactgccgcgcagtgtctgctcccgcagtagccttcctacacctcctcactgccgcgcagtgtctgctcccgcaggagcctttcctctACCTCCTaactgccgtagcagtgtctgctcccgcaggagcctttcccattCTCCCCACTGCtgtagcagcgtctgctcccgcaggagcctttcctacacctaaatatatatataaaaaaaaataaaaaataaaaaataccacacATCACCTCCACCTAAAGGCATGCAATGCATCCAAGGTTGCGGTGATAGCAAcatgtatcgacaatagccaagacgatattaggcccattctccaaccaacgttttttataataatcattaggcgGCCTACCTTAATTCGCTATCAaaccgctccgttatcccatctcagcactgcatttcccgcTCGCCCGTGCCCTCAAAGGACGATGTGAGCCcgtaggtttaaaaaaataaaaataaaataaaaaaattcactggacaagcgagatgatcgtagtgccgactacatgaactagcagtatttaaatatagtatttatacttaataccagtgtatcagtacgtccgaaagtattttttttttttttgattatgggcgattccataggctcttttcgtgcacctgcatggtcaaaatggtaaatagtaagctcagacagtataaagaatctttctcttactccacccatgcacgattacatcgtcgatatgtaccatcgatctcacgtgctgacaatgaccacatcgccgatacatggcacctatttggggtacactggcacaggaaatcctaATTTATTTGTGCACGCTTAATTTCGGAtactatgactgcaccaagattttttcggactcattatcggaagcagctcattggatttgctaaacaattattcaagtaagcctcacagcgtctaccctcgtagacaaataaatcatccttagtatcgaactccctgccaggcgctgcaagagggctcccggttgaaccaacctttgccttctccattcaactatcagcaaagcttactcgtttGACAACGCAAATATTAaaatcctgccagatgctttcccacttaatcaatcttggactttccatccgaccaccagcgaagcttacccgattaaaaaaggcagattaaccaaaaaaaaaaaaaaagcgacatttacctatcgaacaccaatgagtacattgcagcccaaataaagtttccctccgatggcaagaAGTACCCATTcaataccgcaagttacgctttcgccgaacactaacgggctcttcacagataaaacaatctcaattttccctccgatggctggagagactacccatctggtgtcgcaaattttaataaatataataaataaaaatacaaataaatatagaaaataaataaataaataaataaataataaataaaaagacaccggatgctggccatagcctcccgaccaggtaaccttacctttttcaatcctatggccggcaaggcttctctcttcgatgccaagagcttgagctcccatcggatgctgacgagagcctcccggccagacaacctcaccttttccattctgcggccagcaaggcttacccgttcgttgccaggagctcacactcccttcggacgtaggtgaaagcccccggctacctgctttgccattctgtcttacgtacggagaggtttacccatccaatgcacagagtcagggctcccattgaatgtaggtgagagcttcccggctagacaaccttaccttttccgtcctttggccagcgaggcttaaccgttctatccgggagctaagctcctgtcggacgaaggtaagagcctcccggccggacaaccttttccgtccttcagccagagaggtttacccgttcgattcctggagctaagctcctatcggacgtcggtccgagcctcccggctagacaacctgaccttttccaccctcggccagtgaggcttacccgtctgatgcgagtgctcccatcggacgctggcgacagcctcctggccagccaaccatgACCTTACCGCGagcctaacgaccacacaaacttaccttttccatcctacggcctgcgaggctcacccagttttgtccccgccggacgctggcaagagcctcctggccacctatcgttaccttttctgtccgccatccggagaggcttacccgttcgatgcgtgtgctcccttcggacgccggcgagagcctcccggttagacaaccttaccttttccttttctatggtcagcgagacttacccgttcgatgtgtgtgctcccttcggacgctggcgagagcctcctggacagacttgctttacgtttccactctacggtcggcgaggcttacccgttcgatgtttgtgctcccttcggacgtcggtaacagtctctcggccacgcaacttacctttccatttgacggtaggcgaggcttaaccgtccgacgatacgagtctcgtcctctcgccaaatcctgcaaaaaaaaaaaaaaaaaaaaaaagctacccccagctactctcacatcttttaaccccgtctggcgaggcttacccgttcgatgttctgagttagaggccccatcggatgctgcgagagtcctcccagtcgggttttcctttccaaccctccccgtccgccgaggcttacccgtctgtcgcgtgtgctcccttcagacgtctggcgagagtctcccgtacgggcctatgcttgccagccgcaagtgagtctcatccatctgatgccgtgagtcgggatctcccttcggatgttgcaagagtcctccttgtcggctagcccaaaagctttttatctgccaaaccgagaggacccagacgtccgtcatcctgagtctcaatctcctgacggaggcttcatgggcccaaaaagctccagttgagcatcggcccgggccctaccgaccgggcgccaacaaccacgtagttcactagctgcagccggtagggcctactctcccaactcccaagtcgctccctccggagtacgtaggcccttccagcctgccaacgagatgacttctcagaaaccaaatcagcccccgccagtactctgcttttttgggggggcattctttaaactggcggctgtcctcttgtacatttgcctttttggggggtactctaggttcgggcaattcccgagctcggagcccttccccggacagcacgccaaatacgcataccataccttagctaattatatgtaagcgtgaactagtgaaatgtaattatcaatgaagattcgggaggagcgcgtcagatacttagcctaatcatcacaggtggaccacaatcaagtaatcaatcccacagtataaatatcgctgacttacctctatccattgacggtttatcagcatccctcctccaccccatctcctcacttcaagttcactttacaatatacggggaaaagggggtactctaggttcgggcaattcccgagctcggagcccttccccggacagcacgccaaatacgcataccatacctcagctaattatatgtaagcgtgaactagtgaattgattattatcagcataacagtggaaacaaatCCCCTAATTTCTCAGAGCTTTTGCCACTGTGGGGAAtctgcggtgccatcgagcatGGTGGAGCAGTCTCAAGGACACTCAAGGGGTTGTGGAGGGACAGATACCATccttgagggagcggaggagtcacTGCCATTCGCCTGAGGCTAGAGTCTGCTGCCATCCACCATGATGGGTAGGAACAGGGAACGGGTGACTCCTGTCGGCTGCCCTGAACTCGGAGGAGCTGTTGCCATCCACAGGGTTGCGGAGGAGTGAAATTATAAAACCAAATGATAGAAAATAGAGACACCACTCCAACTTACTGtctgtataaattatattttattggaaCATTGAGTTTaaaagtgacacacacacacacacgagttgggtttccatgttttatggggacattTTATAGGTGTACTGGATTTATAGTGTACAAACGGTATTTTCTATAAGCCTAAACCATCCATCACAGACAACATTTTcctattttagattaaaaaaatacaaataaaaacttgaaTTTGCTCCTTTCCTCATGTTGCCCAACATGTCCCCACAAGGGTTTTAGATATTGCCATCTTTGAGGGGATATTTTGTCCCCATAATGTAGGGCAGGGTTGTCCAACCCTGGTCCTGGAAACTGAAACTGAAGGTAGGTAGATCTCCAGGACCAGGCTTGGGCACCCCTGATGTAGAGTATACCTgaaccacccacacacacacacccacacttatAATTTGCAGGATgtatttaaaaaactaataatacaaatataataatacaaaagtcttttcatagaaaacattttacttttcaTCACAACCTACATTAACATTTTGTAAATGAAGAAATAACAGCATGTTGTATTTTTAAGTATGTCCGAATTTGTGGAAGGTGAAAATGAGGCCTCAGGTGCAGAGAAAATTGCGAGCCTTATTTGGCTCAAaatacaagcaaacaaacaacacTACCATGACTAGGAAAAGCATGCAGACCAGGACAGATGGCAGTACATAAGTCAGGCGTAAGACGGCTGGAGCTTGACTGGAGGATGATGCTGAAATGACAGGAACCTGGCAGTTAGCTCATATTATGATTTTACAGGGGCTGAACATTAGTGTATAGCGTATGAAgaataactacacacacacacacacatagatggtTCTATTAAACCACAATTTTCATACAGTTCTTCAAACATAATAGGTTGTGCGTTCCATAAAATCAAACTAGCATACAACATATTTTTGATTTTATGAAAACCACCAGTCATGTGACCAATTCAGCTCACAGTAGAGTCagactgaaaaaataaatcaatgctgCTAGACTGAAAGAATAAATTAAACATACATAGTACCATGAGAAACAATGATACCTTTATAGACAGTCAACCATGCAGAGTGATGGGAGTGGCCTATAGAGTTTCCAGCCAAGCAGGTGTACTCTCCAGCATCCTCTAAAGACACATTCCTGATAAACAGTACCTCCATCTCCTTATCCGTGGTTTTGACGCCTGCAGTCTATAGAGAAAAGAACGACAGAATAAGGCCAGACAGCTTTGGGAAAACCTaccagagaaaaaaaagagcatttctGGATAATGATTTTAGAACCCAGTGTCACTGTTAGGCCCCTGCCTTAACTGCTCTTATGAAATAGATAATGAGAGTCTGCCAAGAATGTAATATTTACATATCAGGGTGAAGGATTTCCAGTGTTTTACAATAACTGTTACTTATGCATTTTGATGCTTTCTGAGCTGCATAAGTGCAAaagtaaatatactgtatataatgcacATTTGTGCCTGGCTTTGTATTTATGTGCAagtcattttacacatttgtaactGGTCTGCAACTTTGAATTCAAAACAAGTTTATTATATGATTATTGTCTATGATTGTAAATCGAAACAGAGCTGTGAGTAAATTTCAACTAAGCACATATATTCATTGTTCAAATCTAagttaaagtttttatatatttatttttttttatttaagaacatGACCGATGGTTTCACTGGacaagacccttattcctcggcTGGGATCTTGCAGAGCCCTTTGAAGCTTCACTGAAACTGCTAATTTGGAccaccattgaagtccattatattaAGAAAAATCCTGgcgttttttctttaaaaaacttaACTTCTTTGCAGCTGATGAAAGAAAGACACGAACATCTCGGATAatatgggggtgagtaaattatcagtcatcttttattctggaagtgaactaatcctttaatgtatttatatacacttACAGTGGATGTCTATGGGTAAATTGACAGCAAGTTTACTTGTTCATTTTTACAAACTGTAGGATTATGAAATATTGGACAATTCTGAGCTGTTACAACATTGTTTTgtcaacaaaaataaagaattttcaATTTAATTGACAAACAACCTTGAAACACACATAGGACCATCTCAGACTGGTTAAATAGGTTTTaccggtcccactttatattaggtggccttaactactatgtacttacatacaaaaataaatacactgtacttattgtgttcatattgtattgtaaaacacttttgctgctattgaggtgggataggggtaaggttagggagagggttggaggtatgggtaagtttaagggtgggttaaggtgtaaagtatgggtcaacagtgtaattataaatgtaattacagaaattaaatacagatgcaattacatgtagtttttttatataagtacaatgtaaaaacatgtacacaataagtacattgtactacattattaattaaaatgtaagtacatagtagttaaggccacttaatataaagtgggtccattttACCTTCAAGATCCGAACATATGGCAGTCCATCAGGGCCAAATCTACTTCCGTTGACCAAGATATGCTTCAGCCACTGGATGTGAGGCTGAGGATCGCTGAAGGCTTTACAGACGAACTCCACGTCACTCCCCTCCACTACTGTACGGTTAGCAGGCAACCCAGCCTGAAGAATCGGCTTTTGTGGTGAACGCtctgaataaaacacacacagaaaatgtaCAAGGTACATTACTTAGAAATGACCCCAGTTAACATAAAagactgatatttaaaaaaaaaaaaaaaaaaaaacatatatatgacCGACCGACTACGTCCAGCTGGTAGGTGTGATTGATGCTGCCGTGTTTGTTTTCCACCAGGCAGGTGTAGTTGCCTTTGTCTGACGGTACCACCGACTCCATTATGATGGTCCGCATGTGCTCTCGAATCTATAGAGATATACACATATCTAATAAGAAATATGAATTACTTAATACATATCAGGAAATACAATCAATGCAGATTCCATGtgggcataaaaaaaaatatatatatatatatatatatatatatatatatatatatatatatatatatatatatatatatatatatgta
Protein-coding sequences here:
- the LOC128018282 gene encoding fibroblast growth factor receptor 1-A isoform X1 codes for the protein MMMKTMLLLISVLLTEPLQSKGRPSTQDETLALVEPMLYTLYPGDRLELSCQAIEEIQEVTWTKDHVPLADGEHTRLRNHQMEIETVEPADSGLYACFAQGPNSNHTDYFNINVTDGLASSKDNEKDETSSDDTKLSSHQKLLPMAPVWAQPDKMEKKLYTFPASKTAKFRCQANGNPTPTVKWLKNGKEFKKDQRIGGYKIREHMRTIIMESVVPSDKGNYTCLVENKHGSINHTYQLDVVERSPQKPILQAGLPANRTVVEGSDVEFVCKAFSDPQPHIQWLKHILVNGSRFGPDGLPYVRILKTAGVKTTDKEMEVLFIRNVSLEDAGEYTCLAGNSIGHSHHSAWLTVYKASSSSQAPAVLRLTYVLPSVLVCMLFLVMVVLFVCLYFEPNKARNFLCT